Proteins encoded together in one Chryseobacterium sp. G0201 window:
- a CDS encoding DUF1599 domain-containing protein: protein MSTTSIQFEKVISQCRDLFSKKLQDYGAAWRVLRPSSITDQIYIKVNRIRTLQMTDVKMVDESEESEFIAIVNYSIIGLIQLEKGLSNDFNENKEEILGLYDKYSNESKALMERKNHDYGEAWRDMRISSITDLIYQKVLRTKQIEDNQGVTIVSEGLDANYFDMLNYAVFCLIKFSEKQDNFQPKTI from the coding sequence ATGTCAACAACTTCAATACAGTTCGAGAAAGTTATCAGTCAGTGCCGTGATTTATTTTCAAAAAAACTACAGGATTACGGTGCAGCCTGGAGGGTTTTAAGACCGAGTTCCATTACGGATCAAATTTACATTAAAGTCAACAGAATCCGTACGTTACAAATGACTGACGTGAAAATGGTGGATGAAAGTGAAGAAAGTGAATTCATCGCGATCGTCAACTACTCAATTATCGGATTGATACAGCTTGAAAAAGGTCTTTCTAATGATTTTAACGAAAATAAAGAAGAAATTTTAGGTCTTTACGATAAATATTCCAACGAATCTAAAGCTTTAATGGAAAGAAAAAACCATGATTATGGTGAGGCATGGAGAGATATGAGAATTTCTTCGATCACGGATCTTATTTATCAAAAAGTTTTAAGAACAAAACAAATTGAAGATAATCAAGGTGTTACCATCGTTTCCGAAGGTTTAGATGCCAATTATTTTGACATGCTGAATTACGCTGTTTTCTGTTTAATAAAATTCTCTGAAAAGCAAGATAACTTCCAACCCAAAACTATTTAA